The Streptomyces sp. NBC_01775 genome includes a region encoding these proteins:
- a CDS encoding dihydrolipoamide acetyltransferase family protein has protein sequence MTESANSANSAPADSAARIREFKMPDVGEGLTEAEILKWHVQPGDTVTDGQVVCEVETAKAAVELPIPFNGAVHELRFEEGTTVDVGTPIITVDTAPSEGGAPAAPVAGDGRSAEDRQPADAGQEPGQPEQPEGRQPVLVGYGVSAGSTKRRPRKRPEGEIPAPAQTPAQTPTPTPARAQETAPAPAPTRAPTPATAPQETPGVNGHGAVAPVEGERLERPLAKPPVRKLAKDLGVDLNAVTPTGPEGVVTREDVHAAAAPATAAPSPAQEPPAAAPTAAPTQGSEPVRDEGAPGARETRIPVKGVRKATAQAMVTSAFTAPHVTEFVTVDVTRTMRLVSELKQDPDMAGVRVNPLLFVAKAFLLAIRRHPEVNSAWDEDRQEIVRKHYVNLGIAAATPRGLIVPNVKDAQDKTLPELASALGELVSTAREGRTSPAAMSGGTVTITNVGVFGVDTGTPILNPGESAILAFGQIREQPWVHKGKVRPRQVTTLALSFDHRLVDGELGSKVLADVAAVLERPKRLMTWS, from the coding sequence ATGACTGAAAGCGCCAACAGCGCCAACAGCGCCCCTGCCGACAGCGCCGCTCGTATCCGCGAGTTCAAGATGCCCGACGTGGGCGAGGGGCTGACGGAGGCGGAGATCCTCAAGTGGCATGTCCAGCCCGGCGACACGGTCACCGACGGGCAGGTCGTGTGCGAGGTGGAGACCGCCAAGGCGGCGGTGGAGCTGCCCATTCCGTTCAACGGCGCGGTGCATGAGCTGCGCTTCGAAGAGGGCACGACGGTGGATGTCGGCACGCCGATCATCACCGTCGACACGGCGCCCTCGGAGGGCGGTGCGCCTGCTGCGCCTGTCGCCGGGGACGGTCGGTCCGCTGAGGACCGTCAGCCCGCCGACGCCGGGCAGGAGCCCGGGCAGCCCGAGCAGCCCGAGGGGCGTCAGCCCGTGCTGGTCGGCTACGGAGTTTCGGCCGGCTCCACCAAGCGGCGCCCCCGTAAGCGTCCCGAGGGTGAGATTCCGGCCCCGGCCCAGACCCCGGCCCAGACCCCGACCCCGACCCCGGCTCGGGCGCAGGAGACCGCGCCCGCGCCCGCCCCCACGCGCGCCCCCACGCCCGCGACGGCCCCCCAGGAGACGCCCGGCGTCAACGGGCACGGCGCGGTGGCTCCCGTCGAAGGGGAGCGCCTGGAGCGGCCCCTGGCCAAGCCTCCGGTGCGCAAGCTCGCCAAGGACCTCGGCGTCGACCTGAACGCGGTCACCCCGACGGGGCCCGAGGGCGTCGTTACCCGCGAGGACGTCCACGCCGCGGCGGCCCCCGCCACCGCCGCGCCCTCCCCCGCGCAGGAGCCCCCCGCGGCGGCTCCGACGGCGGCCCCCACCCAGGGGTCCGAGCCGGTGCGGGACGAGGGAGCGCCCGGCGCCAGGGAGACCCGTATCCCGGTCAAGGGCGTCCGCAAGGCCACCGCGCAGGCGATGGTCACCAGCGCGTTCACCGCGCCGCACGTCACCGAGTTCGTGACCGTGGATGTCACCCGGACGATGAGGCTCGTCAGCGAGCTGAAGCAGGACCCGGACATGGCGGGCGTACGGGTCAACCCGCTGCTGTTCGTCGCCAAGGCGTTCCTGCTGGCGATCCGCCGCCATCCGGAGGTCAACTCCGCGTGGGACGAGGACCGTCAGGAGATCGTCCGTAAGCACTACGTGAACCTCGGCATCGCCGCCGCGACCCCCCGTGGGCTGATCGTTCCGAACGTCAAGGACGCGCAGGACAAGACCCTGCCCGAACTGGCGTCCGCCCTCGGGGAATTGGTGAGCACCGCGCGCGAGGGCAGGACCAGCCCGGCGGCGATGAGCGGCGGGACGGTGACGATCACCAATGTGGGGGTCTTCGGTGTCGACACCGGCACCCCGATCCTCAACCCTGGTGAGTCCGCGATCCTCGCCTTCGGGCAGATCCGCGAGCAGCCGTGGGTGCACAAGGGCAAGGTCAGGCCCCGCCAGGTCACCACGCTCGCCCTCTCTTTCGATCACCGGCTGGTGGACGGGGAGCTGGGCTCCAAGGTGCTGGCCGACGTGGCGGCGGTCCTGGAGCGGCCCAAGCGGCTGATGACCTGGAGCTGA
- a CDS encoding alpha-ketoacid dehydrogenase subunit beta, which produces MATTAAAPARSEATKTKKLPLAKAINESLRTAMENDPKVLIMGEDVGKLGGVFRVTDGLQKDFGEGRVIDTPLAESGIVGTAIGLALRGYRPVVEIQFDGFVFPAYDQIVTQLAKMHARALGKIKLPVVIRIPYAGGIGAVEHHSESPEALFAHVAGLKCVSPSNSSDAYWMMQQAIESDDPVIFFEPKRRYWDKGEVDTTAIPAPLHSASVARRGTAATLAAYGPMVKVCLEAAAAAEEEGNSLEVVDLRSMSPIDFDTLQRSVEKTGRLVVVHEAPVFLGTGAEIAARITERCFYHLEAPVLRVGGFHAPYPPARLEDEYLPNLDRVLDAVDRALAY; this is translated from the coding sequence ATGGCCACCACCGCCGCCGCTCCGGCCCGCTCCGAGGCCACGAAAACGAAGAAGCTTCCCCTCGCCAAGGCGATCAACGAGTCGCTGCGCACCGCGATGGAGAACGACCCCAAGGTCCTCATCATGGGAGAGGACGTCGGCAAGCTCGGCGGCGTCTTCCGGGTGACCGACGGGCTCCAGAAGGACTTCGGCGAGGGCCGCGTCATCGACACGCCGCTCGCCGAGTCGGGCATCGTCGGCACCGCGATCGGGCTGGCGCTGCGCGGCTACCGTCCCGTCGTCGAGATCCAGTTCGACGGCTTCGTCTTCCCCGCCTACGACCAGATCGTCACCCAGCTCGCCAAGATGCACGCGCGGGCGCTGGGCAAGATCAAGCTGCCGGTCGTCATCCGCATCCCGTACGCGGGCGGCATCGGCGCCGTCGAGCATCACAGCGAGTCTCCGGAGGCGCTGTTCGCGCACGTCGCCGGGCTCAAGTGTGTCTCCCCGTCGAACTCGTCGGACGCCTACTGGATGATGCAGCAGGCCATCGAGAGCGACGACCCGGTCATCTTCTTCGAGCCCAAGCGCCGCTACTGGGACAAGGGCGAGGTCGACACCACGGCCATCCCCGCCCCGCTGCACTCCGCCTCCGTCGCACGGCGGGGTACGGCGGCGACGCTCGCGGCCTACGGGCCGATGGTGAAGGTCTGCCTGGAGGCGGCAGCCGCCGCCGAGGAGGAGGGCAACTCGCTGGAGGTCGTGGACCTGCGCTCGATGTCCCCGATCGACTTCGACACGCTCCAGCGCTCGGTGGAGAAGACCGGCAGGCTGGTCGTCGTCCACGAGGCTCCCGTCTTCCTTGGCACGGGAGCGGAGATCGCCGCCCGCATCACGGAGCGGTGCTTCTACCATCTGGAGGCACCGGTGCTGCGCGTCGGCGGCTTCCACGCGCCGTATCCTCCGGCCCGCCTGGAGGACGAGTACCTGCCGAACCTGGACCGGGTGCTCGATGCCGTCGACCGCGCGCTGGCGTACTGA
- the pdhA gene encoding pyruvate dehydrogenase (acetyl-transferring) E1 component subunit alpha: MTVESTAARSTARRSGTGGKRATQAAKAAGAGKEAAASSTGGQSGARSTANGAGTANGAGAGSDNGATGARGESGARSARGASGAGAANGAAKPRKAAAKAPAKAPAKGGPAKSAAKTASKATAKAPAKGPTKATDPATKPQAKAPAKASAKTSAKAGASAGARGAKRARPAQRTKSAATTAATTGAPADTELVQLLTPEGERVTHPDYDVDLSAEELRGLYRDMVLTRRFDSEATSLQRQGELGLWASLLGQEAAQIGSGRALRADDYVFPTYREHGVAWCRDVDPTMLLGMFRGVNHGGWDPNSNNFHLYTIVIGSQVLHATGYAMGVAKDGADSAVIAYFGDGASSQGDVAEAFTFSAVYNAPVVFFCQNNQWAISEPAERQSRVPIYQRAQGFGFPGVRVDGNDVLACLAVTKAAVERARAGEGPMLIEAFTYRMGAHTTSDDPTRYRSDQERASWEAKDPIQRLRTYLEKEGLADAAYFTSIEEESEAMGKHVREAIRTMPDPDTMAIFENVYADGHALVDEERAQFASYLATFADSDSHEEGR; the protein is encoded by the coding sequence GTGACCGTGGAGAGCACTGCTGCGCGGAGCACCGCGCGCCGCAGCGGCACCGGAGGAAAGCGCGCGACCCAGGCTGCGAAGGCCGCCGGGGCGGGCAAGGAGGCCGCGGCGAGCAGCACGGGCGGCCAGAGCGGCGCCCGGAGCACGGCGAACGGCGCGGGCACCGCCAATGGCGCGGGCGCCGGCAGCGACAACGGCGCGACCGGCGCACGCGGGGAGTCCGGCGCTCGTAGCGCACGCGGCGCGAGCGGCGCAGGCGCCGCCAACGGGGCGGCCAAGCCGCGCAAGGCCGCCGCGAAGGCCCCTGCCAAGGCACCGGCCAAGGGCGGCCCCGCGAAGTCCGCCGCCAAGACGGCGTCCAAGGCCACGGCGAAGGCGCCGGCGAAGGGACCCACGAAGGCCACGGACCCCGCCACGAAGCCCCAGGCCAAGGCCCCTGCCAAGGCTTCCGCCAAGACCTCCGCCAAGGCCGGCGCGTCAGCCGGAGCCCGTGGCGCCAAGCGTGCCCGGCCCGCCCAGCGCACGAAGTCCGCAGCCACGACCGCGGCCACCACCGGCGCCCCCGCGGACACCGAGCTGGTGCAGCTCCTCACTCCGGAAGGCGAACGGGTCACCCATCCGGACTACGACGTCGACCTCTCTGCGGAAGAGCTGCGCGGCCTCTACCGCGACATGGTGCTCACCCGCCGGTTCGACTCCGAGGCGACATCCCTCCAGCGCCAGGGCGAGCTGGGTCTGTGGGCCTCGCTGCTCGGCCAGGAGGCCGCCCAGATCGGTTCGGGCCGCGCCCTGCGCGCCGACGACTATGTCTTCCCCACCTACCGCGAGCACGGCGTCGCCTGGTGCCGTGACGTGGATCCGACGATGCTGCTCGGCATGTTCCGCGGTGTGAACCACGGCGGCTGGGACCCCAACAGCAACAATTTCCACCTCTACACGATCGTGATCGGCTCCCAGGTCCTGCACGCGACCGGATACGCGATGGGCGTGGCCAAGGACGGCGCCGACTCCGCCGTGATCGCCTACTTCGGCGACGGCGCCTCCAGCCAGGGCGACGTCGCGGAGGCGTTCACGTTCTCGGCCGTCTACAACGCGCCGGTGGTCTTCTTCTGCCAGAACAACCAGTGGGCCATCTCCGAGCCCGCAGAGCGCCAGTCCCGCGTGCCGATCTACCAGCGCGCCCAGGGCTTCGGCTTCCCGGGTGTACGCGTGGACGGCAATGACGTGCTGGCCTGTCTCGCGGTCACCAAGGCCGCCGTCGAGCGCGCCCGCGCCGGCGAGGGCCCCATGCTCATCGAGGCGTTCACCTACCGGATGGGCGCCCACACCACGTCCGACGACCCCACGCGCTACCGCTCCGACCAGGAGCGCGCCTCGTGGGAGGCCAAGGACCCGATCCAGCGGCTGCGCACCTACCTGGAGAAGGAGGGGCTGGCCGACGCCGCGTACTTCACCTCCATCGAGGAGGAGAGCGAGGCCATGGGCAAGCACGTGCGCGAGGCCATCCGCACCATGCCCGACCCCGACACCATGGCGATCTTCGAGAACGTCTACGCGGACGGGCACGCGCTCGTCGACGAGGAGCGCGCGCAGTTCGCGTCGTACCTCGCCACGTTCGCCGACTCGGACTCTCACGAGGAGGGCCGCTGA
- a CDS encoding response regulator transcription factor — MAENGRIRVFLVDDHEVVRRGVRDMLSVESDIEIVGEAGTAAEAIAGIGATHPDVAVLDIRLPDDSGVEVCREIRSHDESVRCMMLTSFSEDEALLDSIMAGASGYAPKAISGTELLTAVRDIAAGKSLLDPVATRRVLEQLRGGGAGGSSGAERGGDDGGGGDDGGSQGAGHVGGGRGGQGAGRAGDGRDGGDGTGGQDGGDERLGALTEQEHKILDLIGEGLTNRAIGEQLHLAEKTIKNYVSSLLAKLGMERRSQAAAYVARLQAGRGR; from the coding sequence GTGGCCGAAAACGGAAGAATCCGCGTATTCCTGGTCGATGATCACGAGGTGGTCCGCAGGGGCGTGCGCGACATGCTCTCGGTCGAATCCGACATCGAGATCGTCGGCGAGGCCGGCACGGCGGCCGAGGCCATCGCCGGTATCGGCGCCACTCACCCGGACGTGGCAGTCCTCGACATCCGGCTACCCGACGACAGCGGCGTGGAGGTCTGCCGGGAGATCCGCTCGCACGACGAGTCCGTCCGCTGCATGATGCTGACCTCCTTCTCGGAGGACGAGGCACTCCTCGACTCGATCATGGCCGGGGCCTCGGGCTACGCCCCCAAGGCGATCAGCGGCACCGAGCTGCTGACGGCCGTACGCGACATCGCCGCGGGAAAGTCCCTGCTGGACCCGGTGGCGACCCGGCGCGTTCTGGAACAGCTGCGCGGCGGGGGCGCCGGAGGCAGCAGTGGCGCCGAACGCGGCGGAGATGACGGGGGCGGCGGAGATGACGGGGGCAGCCAAGGCGCCGGGCACGTCGGAGGCGGCAGGGGCGGCCAAGGTGCCGGACGTGCCGGAGACGGCAGGGACGGCGGGGACGGCACAGGCGGGCAGGACGGCGGGGACGAGCGGCTCGGCGCGCTCACCGAACAGGAGCACAAGATCCTCGACTTGATCGGCGAGGGCCTGACCAACCGCGCCATCGGCGAGCAGCTGCACCTCGCCGAGAAGACGATCAAGAACTACGTCTCCAGCCTGCTGGCCAAGCTCGGCATGGAGCGCCGCTCCCAAGCCGCGGCGTACGTGGCACGGCTCCAGGCCGGCCGGGGGAGATAG
- a CDS encoding pyridoxamine 5'-phosphate oxidase family protein, with protein sequence MPPDPEREEALALLPSIRYGRVAMSKHALPFVTVARHLVDGESVLIRIHRGFDYHSALAGNVVAFEAGNVESGASEVWSVQFVGQARLIEPTEEQLERFGPLTERADGQRFDPAYLRIDPEFVTVHRLSGVPGPTGRSRHGPVGPHGPAQHSRSSGHSSGRASGQAPSSPSGQASGPPSGHAPGQASDKASGQSQNADRTAS encoded by the coding sequence ATGCCACCGGACCCGGAACGCGAAGAGGCACTGGCCCTGCTGCCGAGCATCCGCTATGGACGGGTCGCCATGAGCAAGCACGCGCTGCCCTTCGTCACCGTCGCGCGACATCTCGTGGACGGTGAGAGCGTGCTCATACGCATCCACCGAGGTTTTGACTATCACTCAGCACTGGCTGGCAACGTTGTCGCCTTCGAGGCGGGAAACGTGGAGTCGGGCGCCTCGGAGGTCTGGTCCGTGCAGTTCGTCGGGCAGGCCCGGCTCATCGAGCCCACCGAGGAGCAGTTGGAGCGCTTCGGTCCGCTGACCGAGCGGGCCGATGGACAGCGGTTCGATCCGGCGTATCTGCGGATCGATCCCGAGTTCGTGACCGTCCACCGGCTCAGTGGCGTACCCGGCCCGACCGGCCGGTCGCGGCACGGCCCGGTTGGCCCGCACGGCCCCGCGCAGCACAGCCGCTCCTCCGGACACTCTTCCGGCCGGGCATCCGGTCAAGCACCAAGTTCGCCATCCGGCCAGGCATCCGGTCCGCCATCCGGCCACGCGCCCGGTCAGGCATCCGACAAGGCATCCGGTCAGTCGCAGAACGCGGACCGCACCGCCTCATAG
- a CDS encoding phosphotransferase, with amino-acid sequence MRLVQPSSPALTEGTLLSLVRRYGVGEPLSCEPVSQGLLNRGYRLSTTHGSYFLKHHLDGDPADPAGLDRIEGQHRATAQLGALGLPVVPTLACPGGRTVAVVGGRCYALHPWVEGSHRHGTELSAAQSRQLGALLGQVHTRLTQVIPEVPSTAHESADPAATYEMIGELLVHVRARRRRDSFDELAEHRLTERRELLRRYAADRPPAVPDSFSGWVHGDFHPLNLLYATAGREPRPVAILDWDRLGVHPRAEEAVRGAAIFFVRPDGTLDLRKVRGFARAYRHFAGASRAELAAAVHRVWWERLNDFWMLRWRYQLRDVRADPQFPAAAALVVWWSACYEAVRSAFCD; translated from the coding sequence ATGCGGCTCGTGCAGCCGTCATCGCCCGCCCTCACCGAGGGCACCCTCCTCTCCCTGGTGCGGCGATACGGCGTGGGGGAGCCGCTGTCGTGCGAACCGGTGTCGCAGGGGCTGCTCAACCGCGGCTACCGCCTCTCCACCACGCACGGCAGCTATTTCCTCAAGCATCACCTCGACGGCGACCCCGCCGACCCGGCCGGACTCGACCGTATCGAAGGCCAGCACAGGGCGACGGCTCAACTAGGGGCGCTCGGGCTGCCGGTTGTTCCCACGCTGGCGTGCCCCGGGGGGCGGACGGTAGCTGTGGTCGGCGGGCGCTGCTACGCGCTGCACCCCTGGGTCGAGGGCAGCCACCGGCACGGCACCGAGCTGTCGGCCGCGCAGTCCCGCCAACTGGGGGCCCTGCTCGGACAGGTGCACACCCGCCTCACACAGGTCATACCCGAGGTGCCCAGCACGGCCCACGAGAGCGCCGACCCGGCCGCGACCTACGAGATGATCGGGGAACTGCTGGTGCACGTAAGGGCGCGGCGCCGGCGCGACAGCTTCGACGAACTGGCCGAGCACCGGCTCACCGAGCGCCGCGAACTGTTGCGCCGCTACGCGGCGGACCGTCCGCCCGCTGTGCCGGACTCCTTCAGCGGCTGGGTGCACGGGGACTTCCACCCGCTGAACCTGCTCTACGCGACGGCGGGCCGTGAGCCGCGGCCCGTGGCGATCCTGGACTGGGACCGGCTGGGTGTGCACCCGCGCGCGGAAGAGGCCGTGCGCGGGGCCGCGATCTTCTTCGTACGGCCCGACGGGACGCTCGACCTGCGGAAGGTACGGGGCTTCGCGCGGGCGTACCGGCACTTCGCCGGGGCGTCCCGTGCGGAACTGGCCGCCGCTGTGCACCGGGTGTGGTGGGAGCGGCTGAACGACTTCTGGATGCTGCGCTGGCGCTATCAGCTGCGGGACGTGCGAGCGGATCCTCAGTTCCCGGCCGCCGCCGCACTGGTGGTGTGGTGGAGCGCCTGCTATGAGGCGGTGCGGTCCGCGTTCTGCGACTGA
- a CDS encoding protein kinase domain-containing protein: MAQTQAGGGPLDPDATGGGSMPDSPELWGNNGVVGDGRYRLTHRLGRGGMAEVFGAEDLRLGRTVAVKLLRSDLAEDPVSKARFTREAQSVAGLNHHSVVAVYDSGEEMIGGNITPYIVMELVEGSTIRELLMTAEAPPADQALIIVSGVLEALAYSHQHGIVHRDIKPANVIITHGGAVKVMDFGIARALHGASNTMTQTGMVMGTPQYLSPEQALGKTVDTRSDLYATGCLLYELLTLRPPFTGETPLSVVYQHVQDDPVLPSHIADVVPPELDGLVMRALAKDPDDRFQSAEEMRGLSQYALQMLHEQGAHTGGLWNTGPVTHVGASTPAMGVPGADARQHPSHSETSQMGAPMLPGSRDDDGGFEGGSRRGGGGGRGSRGGNGFKYALVAFLAVIAIAGGIAYALKDGTGGDNKDKKPSHSNSETKKEKHTKDPKGTPTETEEEDPGTGTGDPGDWTPTPTPTNSATGPPRPTTSQTGGPADTPTGTGNGGRGGVSNGNGDGGGSPTKSPTPTSGDEDQGGDNEGGEAGNNTEGN, translated from the coding sequence ATGGCACAGACGCAAGCCGGCGGGGGCCCCTTGGACCCCGACGCGACGGGCGGCGGCTCCATGCCCGATTCGCCGGAGTTGTGGGGCAACAACGGCGTCGTCGGCGACGGCCGGTACCGCCTCACGCACCGCCTCGGCCGGGGCGGCATGGCGGAGGTCTTCGGCGCCGAGGATCTGCGTCTCGGCCGTACGGTCGCGGTCAAGCTGCTGCGCTCCGACCTCGCCGAGGACCCGGTCTCCAAAGCGCGCTTCACGCGAGAGGCCCAGTCCGTCGCGGGCCTCAACCACCACTCCGTCGTCGCGGTCTACGACTCAGGCGAGGAGATGATCGGCGGCAACATCACGCCGTACATCGTGATGGAGCTGGTCGAGGGCAGCACGATCCGTGAGCTGCTGATGACCGCGGAGGCGCCGCCCGCCGACCAGGCGCTGATCATCGTCTCCGGCGTGCTGGAAGCGCTGGCCTACAGCCACCAGCACGGCATCGTGCACCGCGACATCAAGCCCGCGAACGTGATCATCACGCACGGCGGCGCGGTCAAGGTGATGGACTTCGGCATCGCCCGCGCCCTGCACGGCGCGTCCAACACCATGACCCAGACCGGCATGGTCATGGGCACCCCGCAGTACCTCTCCCCCGAGCAGGCGCTCGGCAAGACCGTGGACACCCGCTCCGACCTGTACGCGACGGGCTGTCTGCTCTACGAACTGCTGACGCTGCGCCCGCCGTTCACCGGTGAGACCCCGCTGTCGGTGGTCTACCAGCACGTCCAGGACGATCCGGTGCTGCCCTCGCACATCGCCGATGTCGTGCCGCCCGAGCTGGACGGGCTGGTGATGCGCGCGCTGGCCAAGGATCCGGACGACCGTTTCCAGTCGGCCGAGGAGATGCGCGGACTGTCGCAGTACGCGCTCCAGATGCTGCACGAGCAGGGCGCCCACACGGGCGGTCTGTGGAACACCGGCCCGGTCACGCACGTCGGGGCCTCGACCCCCGCCATGGGCGTCCCCGGCGCCGACGCCCGCCAGCACCCCTCCCACTCCGAGACCTCCCAGATGGGCGCGCCCATGCTGCCGGGCTCCCGGGACGACGACGGGGGGTTCGAGGGCGGTAGTCGGCGCGGCGGTGGCGGCGGCAGGGGCAGCAGGGGCGGCAACGGCTTCAAGTACGCGCTGGTGGCCTTCCTCGCGGTGATCGCCATCGCGGGCGGCATCGCCTACGCGCTCAAGGACGGCACGGGCGGCGACAACAAGGATAAGAAGCCGTCCCACAGCAATTCGGAGACCAAGAAGGAGAAGCACACCAAGGATCCGAAGGGCACGCCGACGGAGACCGAGGAGGAGGACCCCGGCACCGGCACGGGTGACCCGGGCGACTGGACGCCGACCCCGACACCGACGAACTCGGCGACGGGCCCGCCCCGGCCCACCACCTCGCAGACCGGAGGGCCGGCCGACACCCCGACCGGCACCGGCAACGGCGGCCGTGGCGGTGTGTCGAACGGCAACGGGGACGGCGGCGGCAGCCCGACGAAGTCCCCGACCCCGACGTCCGGCGACGAGGACCAAGGCGGCGACAACGAGGGCGGCGAAGCGGGCAACAACACCGAGGGCAACTGA
- a CDS encoding protein kinase domain-containing protein, with the protein MSEDGAQAAGNYLGRTVGGGRFELRSLLGAGGMASVYLAYDSVLDRQVAVKTLHTELGREQSFRERFRREAQSVAKLTHTNIVSVFDSGEDEIDGSMVPYIVMEYVEGKPLRTVLDEDVAQYGAMPADRALKITGDVLAALEVSHEMGLVHRDIKPGNVMLTKRGVVKVMDFGIARAMQSGVTSMTQTGMVVGTPQYLSPEQALGRGVDARSDLYSVGIMLFELLTGRLPFDADSPLAIAYAHVQEEPVAPSSINQSVPPALDALVARTLKKNPNERFPSADAMHDECARIGGSGVASGASPIIISGGPPANSGAGVGQAVFPPVEAGTPPSQGGVQQPYQPGPYNSGGFGPSTPPPTQPAMGRPGFGPSTPPPPSPYAAASGGSATPPPYSLTPPSGGHGAPSPGGHGGPGKKPSPGAMAGYGIAGLAVIIALVFVIINASSGGDDKEADKKPAKKPTQNVKPGGAASGDGGSGGKFKGPDKSRTIDSSKCTDASKTYDDKSKVMIPNLTIKDLTSVKACLRAAGWKLGEVTTEDENVWGKNTVLDQNPADLDDFDPKKDKVDLTVSSGQPAD; encoded by the coding sequence ATGAGCGAGGACGGCGCACAGGCGGCCGGTAACTACTTGGGCCGCACGGTCGGCGGGGGGCGCTTCGAGCTCCGTTCACTGCTGGGCGCGGGCGGAATGGCGTCGGTGTATCTCGCCTACGACTCCGTGCTGGACAGGCAGGTCGCGGTCAAAACGCTCCACACGGAGCTGGGCCGCGAGCAGTCATTCCGCGAACGCTTCCGGCGCGAGGCCCAGTCGGTGGCCAAGCTGACGCACACCAACATCGTCTCCGTCTTCGACTCGGGCGAGGACGAGATCGACGGTTCGATGGTGCCCTACATCGTCATGGAGTACGTCGAGGGCAAGCCACTGCGCACCGTTTTGGACGAGGACGTCGCGCAGTACGGCGCGATGCCCGCCGACCGGGCGCTGAAGATCACCGGCGATGTGCTGGCAGCGCTCGAGGTCAGCCACGAGATGGGCCTGGTCCACCGCGACATCAAGCCCGGCAACGTGATGCTGACCAAGCGTGGCGTCGTCAAGGTCATGGACTTCGGCATCGCCCGCGCCATGCAGTCCGGTGTGACTTCCATGACACAGACGGGCATGGTCGTCGGCACCCCGCAGTACCTCTCCCCCGAGCAGGCGCTGGGCCGCGGCGTGGACGCCCGCTCCGACCTGTACTCGGTCGGGATCATGCTCTTCGAGCTGCTCACCGGGCGGCTCCCCTTCGACGCGGACTCGCCGCTGGCCATCGCCTACGCGCACGTCCAGGAGGAGCCGGTCGCTCCCTCCTCCATCAACCAGTCCGTGCCGCCCGCCCTCGACGCCCTGGTCGCGCGCACGCTGAAGAAGAACCCCAACGAGCGCTTCCCCTCCGCCGACGCCATGCACGACGAGTGCGCCCGCATCGGCGGCTCGGGCGTCGCCTCGGGTGCCTCGCCGATCATCATCAGCGGCGGCCCGCCCGCCAACAGCGGCGCGGGCGTGGGCCAGGCCGTCTTCCCGCCCGTCGAGGCGGGCACCCCGCCCTCGCAGGGCGGAGTGCAGCAGCCGTACCAGCCGGGGCCGTACAACAGCGGGGGCTTCGGCCCCTCCACCCCGCCGCCCACCCAGCCCGCGATGGGACGGCCCGGCTTCGGTCCCTCCACCCCGCCGCCGCCCTCGCCCTACGCTGCGGCCTCCGGCGGTTCCGCCACCCCGCCGCCCTACAGCCTCACGCCTCCCTCGGGTGGGCACGGCGCGCCTTCCCCCGGTGGGCACGGCGGCCCCGGCAAGAAGCCGTCGCCGGGCGCCATGGCCGGTTACGGCATCGCCGGTCTCGCCGTCATCATCGCCCTGGTCTTCGTGATCATCAATGCCTCAAGCGGCGGCGATGACAAGGAGGCCGACAAGAAGCCCGCCAAGAAGCCCACACAGAACGTGAAGCCGGGCGGGGCCGCCTCCGGCGACGGGGGGTCGGGCGGGAAGTTCAAGGGCCCGGACAAGAGCCGCACCATCGACTCGTCCAAGTGCACCGACGCCTCCAAGACCTATGACGACAAGAGCAAGGTCATGATCCCGAATCTGACCATCAAGGACCTCACCTCGGTGAAGGCCTGCCTGCGTGCGGCGGGATGGAAACTCGGCGAGGTCACCACCGAGGACGAGAACGTCTGGGGCAAGAACACGGTGCTGGACCAGAACCCGGCTGACCTTGATGACTTCGACCCGAAGAAGGACAAGGTCGACCTGACGGTCTCCTCGGGACAGCCGGCGGACTGA